One part of the Atribacterota bacterium genome encodes these proteins:
- the nagB gene encoding glucosamine-6-phosphate deaminase: protein MNVVIVKDYHELSVQAAQLVADQITRKKNTVLGLATGQTPVGMYQELIKKFKKGEIDFSQVVTFNLDEYYGLSPEHPQSYHYFMWDTFFQHININKENIYLLNGITDNIDEECQRFEDLIKKRGGLDLQILGIGDNGHLGFNEPAIGLNSKTHLVNLSKATIRANVKYFDDIKEVPRQALTMGIGTIMKAEKIILLASGRKKSPVIVKTIKGPVSTEVPATVLQLHNEVSIILDQDAASKL, encoded by the coding sequence ATGAATGTTGTCATTGTAAAGGACTATCATGAGCTAAGTGTTCAAGCTGCTCAGCTGGTTGCCGATCAAATCACCAGGAAGAAAAATACAGTCCTGGGTTTGGCTACCGGGCAGACACCGGTGGGTATGTATCAGGAATTGATTAAAAAGTTTAAAAAAGGAGAAATAGACTTTTCCCAAGTGGTTACCTTTAACCTGGATGAATATTATGGACTATCCCCGGAGCACCCGCAAAGTTACCATTATTTTATGTGGGATACCTTCTTTCAGCATATAAACATCAATAAAGAAAACATATACTTATTAAACGGAATAACAGATAATATCGATGAGGAATGCCAAAGATTTGAAGATCTCATTAAAAAAAGAGGTGGCCTAGACTTACAGATATTGGGTATTGGTGATAATGGGCATCTTGGTTTTAATGAGCCGGCCATCGGTCTGAATAGCAAGACTCACCTGGTAAATTTATCAAAAGCAACTATCCGCGCCAATGTCAAATATTTTGACGATATCAAGGAAGTACCCCGGCAAGCTCTCACCATGGGTATCGGAACAATCATGAAGGCCGAAAAAATTATTCTCTTAGCTAGTGGCCGAAAGAAATCTCCAGTAATAGTTAAGACTATCAAGGGGCCAGTCAGCACTGAGGTACCAGCAACTGTCCTTCAGCTTCATAATGAGGTATCTATTATTCTAGATCAAGATGCTGCCAGCAAACTTTAA
- a CDS encoding ROK family protein → MKFKKIFSFDEDFYPAALWNRVFLKKVRNAKNGIPLRIGIARNDIFYSVYKTQISSKGIGFDSSNYTYVERLTKTMLWIHGGNKIVIDGPTDIVNYIKELYSKKGKRFFDANFMSDIYGKPFSVVAYHTGQNIHVKEQSIPVNRELKGCRIGFDLGASDRKVSAVIDGKVVFSEEVPWDPGEQDDPEYHYHEIMTMLRRAAQHLPRVDSIGGSSAGVYINNRVMAASLFRSIPPCLFEKRIKNIFIDIQREWNVPLKVINDGEVTALAGSMSLQANAVLGIALGSSEAGGYVDRKGNITTQLNELAFVPIDFNKKAPVDSWSQDSGCGVQYLSQIAVIRLANKAGVTLPKEQTLAEQLTHVQELLAEGDQKAFQVFKTIGIYLGYAIAYYADFYNLEHVLILGRVTSGQGGHIILEQASQVLREEFTELYDKISLHLPDESNRRVGQSIAAASLPLISSEN, encoded by the coding sequence ATGAAATTTAAAAAGATATTCTCTTTTGATGAAGATTTTTACCCTGCTGCTTTATGGAATCGTGTTTTTCTTAAGAAAGTGAGGAATGCAAAAAATGGTATTCCATTAAGAATTGGTATTGCCAGGAATGATATCTTCTATTCAGTTTATAAAACTCAGATTTCTTCTAAGGGAATTGGATTTGATTCCAGTAATTATACCTATGTGGAAAGATTAACAAAGACAATGCTCTGGATTCATGGCGGAAATAAAATTGTGATAGATGGCCCAACTGATATTGTAAATTATATTAAAGAATTATATTCAAAAAAAGGTAAACGCTTTTTTGATGCCAATTTTATGTCTGATATCTATGGGAAACCATTTTCTGTAGTTGCCTACCATACAGGACAAAACATCCATGTGAAAGAACAATCCATTCCTGTCAATCGAGAACTTAAGGGCTGTCGTATCGGTTTTGACCTGGGAGCAAGTGACAGAAAAGTCAGTGCGGTTATAGACGGAAAAGTAGTATTCAGTGAGGAAGTACCCTGGGATCCCGGTGAGCAGGATGATCCTGAGTACCATTATCACGAAATAATGACGATGTTACGACGAGCTGCCCAACACCTGCCCCGTGTTGATTCTATCGGGGGGAGTTCGGCTGGTGTCTATATCAACAATCGGGTGATGGCTGCCTCTTTGTTTCGAAGCATTCCTCCCTGTCTTTTTGAAAAAAGAATAAAAAATATTTTCATAGACATCCAGAGGGAATGGAATGTACCTTTGAAGGTAATCAATGACGGAGAGGTTACCGCCCTAGCCGGTTCCATGTCCTTACAGGCTAATGCAGTGCTGGGCATTGCCCTGGGATCGAGTGAAGCGGGGGGATATGTAGATCGAAAAGGGAATATTACCACCCAATTAAATGAACTGGCTTTTGTACCCATTGATTTTAATAAAAAGGCGCCGGTTGATTCCTGGTCCCAGGACTCCGGCTGTGGGGTACAATATTTATCCCAGATAGCTGTGATACGACTGGCAAATAAAGCTGGTGTTACCTTACCTAAAGAACAAACACTTGCGGAACAATTAACACATGTTCAGGAATTACTGGCTGAAGGAGATCAAAAGGCCTTTCAGGTATTTAAAACTATTGGCATATATTTGGGATATGCCATTGCCTATTACGCGGATTTTTATAATCTGGAACATGTATTAATATTAGGCCGGGTGACTTCAGGCCAAGGAGGGCATATAATCTTAGAGCAGGCCAGCCAGGTTTTAAGGGAAGAATTTACAGAATTGTATGATAAAATTTCTCTGCATCTTCCAGATGAATCTAACCGGAGAGTGGGGCAATCCATAGCAGCTGCCAGCTTGCCCTTAATCAGCAGCGAGAACTAG
- the nagA gene encoding N-acetylglucosamine-6-phosphate deacetylase, whose protein sequence is MLSNKEQRTVILNGTIFTPFQSFEGHIMIEKGKIISVTPIKDSTKDSSSFGQAEILEARNKYIMPGFIDLHVHGGDGADVMDGEYGAIKKIAANHCHYGTTAFLPTTLTMSKDDIIKSLQSIGEARLKGTGAAEILGIHLEGPYINPEKKGAQNKEDIIQLSKEEFLAFNQASGNLIRLVTLAPEMPGALDFIPWLCEQDIIASAGHTNATYEEMQDALQSGLNHVTHLFNAMRGLHHREPGIVGAALSDSRITVEVIADGIHIHPIILKIIHQMKGSNKIVLITDAIRATGLPEGTYDLGGQKVIVAKEQARLQDGTLAGSVLTMNKAVQNIVTKADIPLGEAIQMASYNPAKCLGINNKKGSLEPGKDADIVILNKNFEVDLTMVSGKVIFRREEL, encoded by the coding sequence ATGTTGAGTAATAAAGAACAAAGAACCGTTATTTTAAATGGTACTATCTTTACTCCTTTTCAATCTTTTGAAGGCCATATTATGATTGAAAAGGGGAAGATTATATCTGTCACACCTATTAAAGATAGTACCAAAGACTCCTCCAGTTTTGGCCAGGCAGAGATTCTTGAAGCTAGGAATAAATACATTATGCCTGGTTTTATTGATCTTCATGTTCATGGAGGCGATGGGGCAGATGTGATGGATGGAGAGTATGGAGCTATTAAAAAGATTGCTGCTAACCATTGTCATTATGGCACCACTGCTTTTCTTCCTACCACCCTGACCATGAGCAAAGATGATATTATAAAAAGCCTCCAGAGCATCGGGGAAGCCAGATTAAAGGGTACCGGAGCAGCTGAGATTTTAGGAATACACCTGGAAGGACCCTATATCAATCCGGAGAAAAAAGGAGCCCAAAACAAAGAAGATATTATCCAGCTCTCCAAAGAGGAATTTCTGGCCTTCAATCAAGCTTCCGGCAATTTAATTCGCCTAGTGACCCTGGCACCGGAAATGCCCGGAGCACTGGATTTTATTCCCTGGCTGTGTGAACAAGATATCATTGCCTCAGCAGGGCATACTAATGCTACCTATGAAGAGATGCAGGATGCCCTTCAATCCGGTTTAAACCATGTTACCCATCTGTTTAATGCCATGAGAGGATTGCACCATCGAGAGCCAGGTATAGTGGGTGCCGCTTTATCTGATTCCAGAATAACAGTAGAGGTCATTGCTGATGGAATACATATCCATCCGATCATATTGAAAATAATACACCAGATGAAGGGGAGTAATAAAATAGTTCTAATTACTGATGCCATTAGGGCAACCGGCTTGCCGGAAGGCACCTATGATCTGGGGGGACAGAAAGTGATAGTGGCTAAGGAACAGGCTAGGCTCCAGGATGGTACTTTGGCCGGCAGCGTTCTAACCATGAATAAAGCTGTACAGAACATTGTAACTAAAGCAGACATTCCATTAGGGGAAGCCATTCAAATGGCCAGCTATAATCCAGCAAAGTGTCTGGGTATAAATAATAAAAAAGGAAGTCTGGAACCAGGCAAAGATGCAGATATAGTCATACTAAATAAAAACTTTGAAGTGGACTTAACTATGGTTTCAGGAAAAGTCATCTTCAGGAGAGAAGAGCTATGA